The DNA sequence AGGCAAATTTCCGAACGAGTTCAATCTAAAACAAATTCACACACCAGATTGCAAACACCAGAAGCTTTGGTAGGCGAATTGATGCGGACACCTGCGCCCCCACCGTCGCATCAGCTCATCGTTCAAAAAATACTTAGGCTGCTGTATACGGCAATTGGCGAGACTCATGTCATTCTGCAAGCACCATGTGACCTGCAGCTTACGATGAATAAGTTCAGGCAGCCTGATCTCATGGTCATCTCACGCCATAGGAAAGACATCATTGCTGAGCACGCCGTCATTGGTCCGCCTGATGCAGTGATTGAAGTGTTGTCACCTTCCAGCCGCCCACTCGATTGCCGTGAAAAGATAAAAGACTATGCAGCCTTTGGCATTAAGGAATATTGGATTGCAGACCCAGATCAATACACGCTTTTACAATACATCCTTCCAGCTGGAGGCATCCAATATATCCGGGCAGCAGCATATCAAGGTCATGATTCTGTACATTTCCATCAATCAGCGGACAAATTATTCGTAGCTGATGATTTATGGAG is a window from the Aciduricibacillus chroicocephali genome containing:
- a CDS encoding Uma2 family endonuclease, which translates into the protein MTNRQISERVQSKTNSHTRLQTPEALVGELMRTPAPPPSHQLIVQKILRLLYTAIGETHVILQAPCDLQLTMNKFRQPDLMVISRHRKDIIAEHAVIGPPDAVIEVLSPSSRPLDCREKIKDYAAFGIKEYWIADPDQYTLLQYILPAGGIQYIRAAAYQGHDSVHFHQSADKLFVADDLWSGF